A single genomic interval of Cupriavidus necator harbors:
- the senA gene encoding selenoneine synthase SenA — MMTGSEGAAARRINKFELDAAFADAHRRTWAVLEELSPSQWQVPYDAGINPPLWEYAHIAWFTEQWVLREPRAGEDGCWVASLPSMLPDADRLFDSMRVAHRDRWHLALPRLSEIRDYAAAVLEHVRARLATSDDTDAALYFFRLALFHEDMHAEALTYMRQTLDYPLHAPLGMPSIAPGAGSAAAGGDTFAMGSPIGGDGFVFDNEKWSHPVHIAPFHIDRTCVSNAAFAEFVAAGGYRDHQWWSDDGRAWLQQSRLAHPVRWRRTAGGTAGQWALRWFGQWVPLPPEQPVCHINAHEAEAYCRWAGKRLPTEAEWEYAATHDLIRWGSAVWEWTADPFVPYAGFSPDPYQEYSAPWFHTHRSVRGGSFATHARMQHPRYRNFYLPHRSDPFVGFRCCG, encoded by the coding sequence ATGATGACAGGTTCTGAGGGGGCGGCAGCAAGAAGGATAAACAAGTTCGAGCTGGATGCGGCGTTTGCCGATGCGCACCGGCGCACCTGGGCCGTGCTTGAGGAGCTGTCGCCGTCCCAATGGCAGGTTCCTTATGACGCGGGAATCAATCCGCCCTTGTGGGAGTATGCCCATATCGCCTGGTTCACGGAGCAATGGGTGCTGCGGGAGCCACGTGCCGGCGAGGACGGCTGCTGGGTGGCCAGCCTCCCGTCCATGCTGCCGGACGCCGACCGCCTCTTCGATTCCATGCGCGTCGCCCACCGGGACCGATGGCATCTTGCGCTGCCCCGGCTCTCCGAGATTCGCGACTACGCAGCCGCCGTGCTGGAGCACGTTCGCGCCAGGCTCGCCACGTCGGACGATACCGACGCTGCGCTCTATTTCTTCCGGCTCGCCTTGTTCCACGAAGACATGCATGCGGAGGCGCTGACCTATATGCGCCAGACGCTCGATTATCCGCTGCATGCCCCGCTCGGCATGCCTTCCATTGCGCCGGGCGCCGGCTCGGCAGCCGCAGGCGGCGACACGTTCGCAATGGGGTCGCCCATCGGGGGCGACGGGTTCGTCTTCGACAACGAGAAGTGGTCCCACCCGGTCCACATCGCCCCTTTCCACATCGATCGCACTTGCGTCAGCAATGCCGCATTTGCGGAATTCGTGGCCGCCGGCGGCTACCGCGACCATCAATGGTGGTCAGACGACGGACGCGCATGGCTGCAACAGAGCAGGCTGGCGCATCCGGTGCGCTGGCGCCGGACAGCCGGCGGCACCGCGGGGCAATGGGCGTTGCGCTGGTTCGGGCAGTGGGTGCCGCTGCCGCCCGAACAGCCGGTGTGTCATATCAATGCCCACGAGGCGGAAGCCTATTGCCGCTGGGCCGGCAAGCGCTTGCCCACGGAAGCCGAATGGGAGTATGCGGCAACGCATGACCTGATCCGCTGGGGTAGCGCCGTGTGGGAATGGACGGCTGATCCTTTCGTGCCCTATGCAGGGTTCTCGCCCGATCCCTACCAGGAATATTCCGCCCCCTGGTTTCACACGCATCGCTCGGTTCGCGGCGGATCGTTCGCCACCCATGCCCGCATGCAGCATCCTCGCTACCGGAACTTCTACCTGCCGCACCGCAGCGACCCCTTCGTCGGATTCCGCTGCTGCGGTTGA
- a CDS encoding PQQ-dependent sugar dehydrogenase, producing MSEALRSSLCRFFIACCLGIAACGGGGGDGGGDSATGTLTLSISGLPSGTSAAITVLGPGQFRQTVTQSTTLSNLAAGSYTVSAASVLAGSTLLKPQPPSQTVAVTAGGSALASVEYGSPETVQLSLTQVAGGLSEPIFLTAPPGDPRLFVVERAGRIRIVRNGALVATPFLNIAALTTTDGERGLLSMAFDPNYGTNGRFYVYYTDTNGAITIARYNVSAANPDIAAASGTVLLSIPHGTFSNHNGGQLAFGPDGMLYIGTGDGGGGGDPSGNAQNPATLLGKMLRIDVSGASGYGLPAGNPFVGQSGSRGEIWALGLRNPWRFTFDAGLLYIADVGEDQREEVDVAPATSAGLNYGWNRTEGTACVGAATCDKTGLTMPVFEYGHEAGACAIVGGYAYRGSANPVLHGRYFYSDLCTGKLLSFMYRDGVVAEQVDWNVTIPGSVFSFGVDDAQALYVLADPGTSATSGRVYRIDVSDGTP from the coding sequence ATGTCCGAAGCACTTCGATCCTCGCTTTGCCGATTCTTCATCGCCTGCTGCCTGGGTATCGCAGCTTGCGGAGGGGGCGGGGGAGACGGGGGCGGTGACAGCGCCACCGGCACGCTGACGCTCTCCATCTCCGGCCTGCCGTCCGGGACGTCGGCGGCCATCACGGTATTGGGGCCCGGCCAGTTCCGCCAGACCGTGACCCAGTCGACCACGCTGTCCAACCTGGCTGCTGGCAGCTATACCGTCAGTGCCGCCAGCGTGCTGGCTGGCAGCACGCTCCTCAAGCCGCAGCCGCCTTCGCAGACCGTGGCGGTGACCGCGGGCGGCAGTGCTTTGGCAAGCGTGGAATACGGCTCACCGGAAACAGTGCAGTTGTCGCTGACGCAGGTTGCCGGCGGGTTATCCGAGCCCATCTTCCTGACCGCGCCCCCCGGCGATCCGCGCCTGTTCGTGGTCGAGCGGGCCGGCCGCATCCGGATCGTGCGCAACGGCGCATTGGTCGCTACGCCGTTCCTCAATATCGCCGCGCTGACGACGACCGATGGCGAGCGCGGGCTGCTGTCGATGGCGTTCGATCCCAACTATGGGACCAACGGCCGCTTCTACGTCTATTACACCGACACCAATGGGGCCATCACCATCGCCCGCTACAACGTATCGGCCGCGAATCCGGATATCGCCGCGGCATCCGGCACCGTGCTGCTGTCGATTCCGCACGGCACCTTCTCCAACCATAACGGCGGCCAGCTCGCGTTCGGCCCGGACGGCATGCTCTATATCGGCACGGGCGACGGCGGCGGCGGTGGCGATCCGTCGGGCAACGCCCAGAACCCGGCAACGCTGCTCGGCAAGATGCTGCGCATCGACGTCAGCGGGGCATCCGGCTACGGCTTGCCTGCCGGCAATCCCTTCGTCGGCCAGTCCGGCAGCCGCGGCGAAATCTGGGCTCTCGGCCTGCGCAACCCGTGGCGGTTTACGTTCGACGCCGGCTTGCTGTATATCGCCGATGTCGGCGAGGACCAGCGCGAGGAAGTCGACGTGGCGCCGGCCACCAGCGCGGGCCTGAACTACGGCTGGAACCGGACCGAAGGCACCGCCTGCGTGGGTGCGGCCACGTGCGACAAGACCGGGCTGACCATGCCGGTCTTCGAATACGGCCACGAAGCGGGCGCTTGTGCCATCGTCGGTGGCTATGCGTACCGGGGCAGTGCCAACCCGGTGCTGCATGGGCGGTACTTCTATTCCGACCTTTGCACGGGCAAGCTGCTGAGCTTCATGTATCGCGACGGCGTTGTCGCAGAACAGGTCGACTGGAACGTCACGATCCCGGGCAGTGTGTTCTCGTTTGGCGTGGATGACGCGCAGGCGCTGTACGTGCTGGCCGATCCGGGCACGTCGGCGACGAGCGGGCGGGTGTATCGGATCGATGTGTCGGACGGCACGCCTTAA
- a CDS encoding putative selenate ABC transporter substrate-binding protein — MLPLLKRLAALTLLGFAGLASAQAVLKVSAIPDESPTELQRKFAPLGNYLEKETGMKVKFVPVTDYAAVVEALATGKIDMAWLGGFTYVQSKIRTKGATIPIVQRQEDAAFTSKFITADSAIKSLADLKGHTFVFGAPSSTSGHLMPRHFLLQAGIDPDKDFKTLAYSGAHDATVAFVQAGRADAGVLNASVWDKLVEQRKVDPAKVRVFAVTPPYYDYNWTVRGGLDPALRKKLTEAFLRLDPANPEQREIMALQRTARYIPTRPENYDGIEAAARAAGLIR, encoded by the coding sequence GTGTTGCCGTTGCTTAAGCGCCTTGCCGCGCTGACCCTGCTGGGCTTTGCCGGCCTCGCCAGTGCCCAGGCTGTCCTGAAGGTCTCGGCCATTCCCGACGAGTCCCCCACCGAACTGCAGCGCAAGTTCGCGCCGCTCGGCAACTACCTGGAGAAGGAAACCGGCATGAAGGTGAAGTTCGTGCCCGTCACGGACTACGCTGCGGTGGTCGAAGCGCTGGCCACCGGCAAGATCGACATGGCGTGGCTGGGCGGCTTTACCTATGTGCAGAGCAAGATCCGGACGAAGGGAGCCACCATCCCCATCGTCCAGCGCCAGGAAGATGCCGCCTTCACCAGCAAGTTCATCACCGCCGACAGCGCGATCAAGTCACTGGCCGACCTCAAAGGCCACACCTTCGTCTTCGGCGCGCCGTCCTCTACCTCCGGCCACCTGATGCCACGGCACTTCCTGCTGCAGGCGGGCATCGACCCGGACAAGGACTTCAAGACGCTCGCCTATTCGGGCGCCCACGATGCGACGGTGGCTTTCGTGCAGGCCGGCAGGGCCGACGCCGGCGTGCTCAATGCCTCGGTGTGGGACAAGCTGGTGGAGCAGCGCAAGGTGGATCCCGCCAAGGTCAGGGTATTTGCTGTCACACCGCCCTATTACGACTACAACTGGACCGTGCGCGGCGGGCTCGATCCCGCCTTGCGCAAGAAGCTGACCGAAGCATTCCTGCGGCTGGACCCGGCCAATCCCGAGCAGCGCGAGATCATGGCATTGCAGCGGACCGCCAGGTACATTCCCACCCGGCCCGAAAACTACGACGGCATCGAGGCCGCAGCCCGGGCCGCGGGCCTGATCCGGTGA
- the senB gene encoding selenoneine biosynthesis selenosugar synthase SenB: MRPPKATVAIISPALRKANNGNWQTANRWARFLQGDYDVTLAAEWSTASQGGALPDCLIALHARRSAESIARFAEACPDRPLIVVLTGTDLYRDIRTDASAQRSLELATHLVVLQDEGLAELAAAHRARCRVIYQSAPACAPAAPRQNHFDVVLVGHMRAEKDPLTPMRALSLLPDDSRVRLIHIGGALDDAYRQEALALEARAWPGVRRYVWLGNLPHDETLQHIRKAQAMVISSAMEGGANVIIEAVASGVPVLASRIPGNVGMLGRDYEGYFPLGDAAQLALVLERTSRDAGFLDRLRQQCAIRAPLFAPARERAEVSKLVADALKPE, encoded by the coding sequence ATGCGTCCTCCCAAGGCCACCGTCGCGATTATCAGTCCAGCGCTGCGCAAAGCCAACAATGGCAACTGGCAAACCGCCAATCGCTGGGCCCGGTTCCTGCAGGGGGACTACGATGTCACGCTGGCCGCTGAATGGTCGACGGCCAGCCAGGGCGGCGCCCTGCCCGACTGCCTGATCGCCCTGCACGCCCGGCGCTCGGCCGAGTCCATCGCCAGGTTTGCCGAGGCTTGTCCGGATCGTCCGCTGATCGTCGTGCTGACCGGCACCGATCTGTACCGCGACATCCGCACCGATGCATCGGCCCAGCGCTCGCTCGAACTCGCCACCCACCTGGTGGTGCTGCAGGACGAAGGGCTGGCCGAACTGGCGGCCGCGCATCGCGCCCGGTGCCGGGTGATCTACCAGTCTGCCCCGGCATGCGCGCCCGCGGCGCCCCGCCAGAATCACTTCGACGTCGTGCTGGTCGGCCACATGCGGGCGGAAAAAGACCCGCTGACGCCCATGCGCGCGCTCTCGCTGCTTCCCGACGATTCGCGCGTGCGCCTGATCCACATCGGCGGCGCGCTGGATGACGCCTATCGGCAGGAGGCCCTGGCGCTGGAAGCACGAGCCTGGCCCGGCGTGCGGCGCTATGTCTGGCTCGGAAACCTGCCCCATGACGAAACCCTGCAGCACATCCGGAAAGCACAGGCCATGGTGATCTCCAGCGCCATGGAAGGCGGCGCCAACGTGATCATCGAGGCCGTCGCCAGTGGCGTGCCGGTGCTGGCCAGCCGCATCCCGGGCAACGTCGGCATGCTGGGCCGTGACTACGAAGGCTATTTTCCGTTGGGTGACGCCGCGCAATTGGCGCTGGTGCTGGAACGCACCAGCCGGGATGCCGGGTTCCTGGACCGCCTGCGGCAGCAATGCGCAATTCGCGCGCCGCTGTTCGCGCCGGCGCGGGAACGGGCGGAAGTGAGTAAACTTGTCGCCGACGCCTTGAAACCAGAATGA
- a CDS encoding LysR family transcriptional regulator produces MGTATDIVISARQIEVFRMVMRLGSARRAAEALHISQPAVTQIVLQLEQAARLRLFDRSKGRMAPTPEAASLIDEVERVYVGLDAVQRKIDQLRSYEDTILRVGALHAMASSVMPSSVADFIHNHPRVRCQLEVDSSRGLRERLLQRELDIAFMGDEADTSGLTASEFYAVQAVCVAPATHPFAARAKVGIEDLIEVPLIGLDASDPAQRRLEACFSESGIEPRFVATTPYSHTQCSLTLAGAGLAITNPLVARGYVALGLRSVPLTAPVRFRAILAFHPAQGQSTAAQQFVSLCRQRLADLL; encoded by the coding sequence ATGGGGACAGCCACCGACATCGTGATCAGCGCCCGCCAAATCGAGGTGTTTCGCATGGTCATGCGCCTGGGATCGGCGCGCCGGGCCGCCGAAGCCCTGCACATCAGCCAGCCCGCCGTGACACAGATCGTGCTGCAGCTTGAACAGGCAGCGCGGTTAAGACTGTTCGACCGAAGCAAAGGGCGTATGGCGCCCACGCCCGAGGCGGCGTCCCTGATCGACGAAGTCGAGCGCGTCTATGTCGGCCTCGACGCCGTGCAGCGCAAGATAGATCAGTTGCGTTCCTATGAAGATACGATCCTGCGCGTCGGCGCCTTGCACGCCATGGCCTCCAGCGTGATGCCGTCATCGGTGGCGGACTTCATCCACAACCACCCCCGCGTTCGTTGCCAGCTGGAGGTCGACAGCTCCAGGGGCTTGCGCGAGCGCCTGCTTCAGCGCGAACTCGATATCGCGTTCATGGGCGACGAGGCGGACACCAGCGGCCTGACCGCGTCCGAGTTCTACGCAGTGCAGGCGGTTTGCGTCGCTCCCGCGACGCATCCTTTCGCGGCGCGCGCGAAAGTCGGCATCGAGGATCTGATCGAGGTTCCGTTGATCGGCCTGGACGCTTCGGATCCTGCGCAACGCCGGCTGGAAGCGTGCTTTTCCGAGTCCGGCATCGAGCCGCGTTTCGTGGCGACAACACCGTACAGCCACACGCAGTGCTCACTGACCCTGGCCGGTGCTGGCCTTGCGATCACCAATCCATTGGTGGCCCGTGGCTACGTTGCGCTCGGGCTGCGCAGCGTACCGCTCACCGCTCCCGTTCGATTCCGGGCAATCCTGGCATTCCATCCGGCACAAGGCCAGTCGACTGCGGCACAGCAGTTCGTGAGCCTATGCCGGCAGCGGTTGGCCGATTTGCTGTGA
- a CDS encoding phosphonate ABC transporter ATP-binding protein: MSFRLDAASVSYANGQRALSQITLAASRGEPIAVIGPSGAGKTSLLRLLATSLRPSEGRVEVLEQSPWAVSAARLQQLRCRIGMVHQAPPMPPRQRVVTAILAGRLGIWPAWKSLLSLVYPADIDGAGEQLARLELADRLFDRCDQLSGGQLQRVGVARVLYQRPELILADEPVSAMDPVLANLTLGELRREADTRAVPLVASLHAVDLALRWFPRIVGLKAGEIAFDLPAERVTDALLRELYASESASPPVQGSQALTSIAAGASAAIGGDTQPRPACR; this comes from the coding sequence ATGAGCTTCCGCCTGGACGCCGCCAGCGTCAGTTACGCCAACGGACAGCGTGCGCTCAGCCAGATCACGTTGGCGGCCAGCCGCGGCGAGCCCATCGCCGTCATCGGTCCGTCCGGAGCCGGCAAGACCTCCTTGCTGCGCTTGCTGGCAACGTCGCTGCGGCCAAGCGAGGGCCGTGTGGAGGTGCTGGAGCAAAGCCCCTGGGCGGTATCCGCCGCACGCCTGCAGCAGTTGCGCTGCCGCATCGGCATGGTGCACCAGGCGCCGCCGATGCCGCCGCGCCAGCGCGTGGTCACGGCCATCCTTGCCGGCCGCCTGGGCATCTGGCCCGCCTGGAAATCCTTGCTGTCGCTGGTCTATCCGGCAGACATCGATGGTGCCGGCGAACAGCTCGCCCGCCTTGAGCTGGCCGACCGCCTGTTCGACCGGTGCGACCAGCTCTCGGGCGGTCAGCTGCAGCGCGTGGGCGTCGCCCGCGTGCTTTACCAGCGCCCGGAATTGATCCTGGCGGACGAACCGGTCTCGGCAATGGACCCGGTGCTGGCCAACCTCACCCTGGGCGAGCTGCGCAGGGAAGCGGATACACGCGCGGTGCCCCTGGTCGCCAGCCTGCACGCAGTGGATCTGGCGCTGCGCTGGTTTCCCCGCATCGTCGGCCTGAAGGCGGGCGAGATCGCCTTCGACCTGCCGGCCGAGCGCGTCACCGACGCGCTGCTGCGCGAACTCTATGCCTCCGAAAGCGCATCGCCACCGGTACAGGGCAGCCAGGCCCTGACGAGCATCGCGGCAGGTGCGAGCGCCGCCATCGGTGGCGACACCCAACCCAGGCCGGCGTGCCGATGA
- the selD gene encoding selenide, water dikinase SelD, whose protein sequence is MTRSPAVDQPNNAKIKLTAFSHGGGCGCKIAPGVLSEILRNSVGFAAPAALLVGKETSDDAAVYQLNDSQALIATTDFFMPVVDDPYDFGRIAATNAISDVYAMGGTPIMALALVGMPIEKLPPEVIGKILEGGESICAQAGIPVAGGHTIDSLEPIYGLVVLGLVHPNRVKKNSGAKAGDKLILGKPLGVGVLSAAVKKDKLDAAGYQELIACTTKLNTPGRLLAEVPAVHALTDVTGFGLLGHLLELCRGAGVGARLDMARIPLLPRVERMAAEGLVTGASGRNWVSYGSEVDLSTSVTPSQQALLTDPQTSGGLLVSCAPEAVDEVLEIFNREGFADAAVIGEMTQGAARVAVA, encoded by the coding sequence ATGACTCGGAGCCCCGCAGTGGACCAGCCAAACAACGCAAAGATCAAGCTCACCGCCTTCTCCCACGGCGGCGGGTGTGGGTGCAAGATTGCCCCCGGTGTGCTTTCTGAAATCCTAAGGAATTCGGTCGGCTTCGCTGCTCCGGCAGCACTGCTGGTCGGCAAAGAGACCAGCGACGACGCGGCGGTCTACCAGCTCAATGACAGCCAGGCCCTGATCGCCACCACGGACTTCTTCATGCCGGTGGTGGACGATCCGTACGATTTCGGGCGTATCGCCGCCACCAACGCCATCTCCGACGTCTATGCCATGGGCGGAACCCCGATCATGGCGCTGGCGCTGGTCGGCATGCCCATCGAGAAGCTGCCGCCTGAGGTCATCGGCAAGATCCTCGAAGGCGGCGAATCGATCTGCGCCCAGGCGGGCATCCCGGTCGCGGGCGGCCACACCATCGATTCCCTTGAGCCGATCTACGGGCTGGTGGTCCTTGGTCTGGTGCACCCGAACCGGGTCAAGAAGAACAGCGGCGCCAAGGCGGGCGACAAGCTGATCCTCGGCAAGCCGTTGGGCGTGGGCGTGTTGTCCGCCGCGGTGAAGAAGGACAAGCTCGACGCGGCCGGCTATCAGGAACTGATTGCCTGCACCACCAAACTCAACACGCCCGGCCGACTGCTGGCCGAAGTGCCGGCTGTCCACGCGCTGACCGACGTGACCGGCTTCGGCCTGCTCGGCCACCTGCTGGAGCTGTGTCGTGGCGCGGGCGTCGGCGCGCGGCTGGACATGGCGCGGATTCCACTGCTGCCGCGGGTCGAGCGCATGGCCGCCGAAGGGCTGGTGACCGGCGCATCGGGGCGCAACTGGGTCAGCTACGGCAGCGAGGTGGACCTGTCCACGTCGGTCACGCCAAGCCAGCAGGCACTGCTGACCGATCCCCAGACCAGCGGCGGCTTGCTGGTGTCGTGCGCACCGGAAGCCGTGGACGAGGTCCTGGAGATCTTTAACCGGGAAGGCTTCGCAGACGCTGCCGTGATCGGAGAAATGACGCAAGGAGCCGCCCGTGTTGCCGTTGCTTAA
- a CDS encoding pyridoxal-phosphate dependent enzyme yields MASLADVASVWIKNEGANPTGSHKDRMSAQAVSRALDIGASEVVLASSGNAAVSAAAYCAAAGLDCEVATYQALPSVFDAALRYYGARRVICDNGHARWAHVRRRVREEGAFALTNYSVPAVGSPVFGVEGYRAVALEWVAQGCRPDHVMVPTARGDLLWGIYSALRDLVTLGHLPKLPRLWAIEPFPRLSRVLAGAPQQSDFPGTTQQFSTAGSTVTAQQVHAVRQSGGGAVVIDDAAARDGTRRLAAAGFWVELCAGAGFAATQALRADGRIARTEAVMLMLTARGDRDPGQA; encoded by the coding sequence CTGGCGTCGCTGGCGGACGTGGCGTCCGTATGGATCAAGAATGAAGGCGCAAATCCGACCGGCTCGCACAAGGATCGCATGTCGGCGCAGGCCGTAAGCCGGGCGCTGGATATTGGCGCGAGCGAGGTGGTGCTGGCGTCAAGCGGCAACGCCGCAGTCTCGGCCGCGGCCTATTGCGCCGCCGCGGGACTGGACTGCGAAGTCGCGACCTACCAGGCGCTTCCGTCCGTTTTCGATGCGGCGTTGCGTTACTACGGTGCGCGGCGTGTCATCTGCGACAACGGTCACGCGCGATGGGCGCATGTCCGCCGCCGCGTCAGGGAAGAGGGAGCCTTTGCACTGACCAACTACAGCGTGCCCGCGGTGGGTAGCCCGGTATTTGGTGTGGAAGGCTACCGTGCTGTCGCACTGGAGTGGGTGGCGCAAGGATGCCGCCCCGACCATGTCATGGTGCCGACGGCGCGGGGGGATCTGTTGTGGGGCATCTATAGCGCGCTGCGTGACCTGGTCACGCTGGGACATCTCCCGAAGCTGCCCCGCCTCTGGGCGATCGAGCCGTTCCCGCGGCTGTCGCGCGTGCTGGCGGGCGCGCCGCAGCAGTCCGACTTCCCGGGCACGACCCAGCAATTCTCCACGGCCGGCTCGACCGTGACCGCGCAGCAGGTCCACGCCGTCAGGCAATCGGGCGGCGGCGCGGTGGTCATCGACGACGCGGCAGCACGCGACGGTACCCGCCGTCTCGCTGCGGCCGGATTCTGGGTCGAGCTGTGCGCGGGAGCGGGGTTTGCCGCCACGCAAGCGCTGCGCGCCGACGGGCGCATCGCCAGGACGGAAGCAGTCATGCTGATGCTGACTGCACGCGGCGATCGCGATCCGGGACAAGCTTGA
- a CDS encoding tripartite tricarboxylate transporter substrate binding protein, with protein sequence MNLRSLLTAITFGLAAQVPSALAAYPEKPIRLIVPWAAGGSTDALARAVAQRMSESMGQPVVVDNRAGASGRIGADILAKSAPDGYTLGVIELAHTVAPSVFRQMPYDVLRDFTPVSLLGEAPLILFADSTHYRAGDVQRFLADSRKAGTPLQLATSGNGTISHLAAKMLEAQAGIPVDAVPYRGSAPALTDVSAQLVKGHFATLASGSSLLGGGKIAALMVTGPVRVTSLPGVPTAAEARLPGMQVSQWWALVAPARAPSAVVSRLADEVRAALTNPQTKARLDSQGIDLKASSPAQLGDRLRAETDRWANLAKQAGIQPE encoded by the coding sequence ATGAACTTGCGTTCTCTGTTGACTGCCATCACCTTCGGCCTCGCGGCTCAGGTACCGTCGGCCCTGGCCGCCTATCCTGAAAAGCCGATCCGATTGATCGTGCCCTGGGCTGCCGGCGGCAGCACCGATGCGCTGGCCCGTGCGGTCGCGCAGCGAATGAGCGAATCGATGGGCCAGCCCGTGGTCGTCGACAATCGCGCCGGCGCCTCCGGCCGCATCGGCGCCGACATCCTCGCAAAGTCGGCTCCCGACGGCTACACGCTGGGCGTCATCGAGCTGGCTCATACCGTGGCGCCGTCGGTGTTCCGCCAGATGCCATATGATGTGTTGCGCGACTTCACGCCGGTTTCACTGCTCGGCGAGGCGCCGCTCATCCTGTTCGCGGACAGCACGCACTATCGCGCTGGCGACGTCCAGCGCTTCCTTGCGGACTCACGCAAGGCAGGAACGCCGCTGCAGCTTGCCACCAGCGGGAACGGCACGATCAGCCATCTGGCCGCCAAGATGCTTGAAGCGCAGGCGGGCATCCCGGTCGATGCCGTACCGTACCGGGGCTCGGCGCCCGCGCTGACCGATGTGTCCGCCCAACTGGTCAAAGGCCATTTCGCTACGCTGGCAAGCGGCAGCAGCCTGCTTGGCGGTGGCAAGATCGCGGCCTTGATGGTGACGGGGCCGGTGCGCGTGACTTCGCTTCCCGGTGTTCCGACCGCAGCCGAAGCCAGGCTGCCGGGAATGCAGGTCAGCCAATGGTGGGCCCTGGTGGCTCCCGCGCGGGCACCGTCTGCCGTCGTGAGCAGGCTTGCGGACGAAGTCCGCGCGGCATTGACGAATCCGCAGACCAAGGCACGGCTCGACAGCCAAGGTATCGACCTCAAGGCGTCCTCGCCTGCTCAACTCGGAGACCGGCTGCGCGCAGAGACGGATCGCTGGGCGAATCTGGCTAAGCAGGCTGGCATTCAACCCGAATGA
- the yddG gene encoding aromatic amino acid DMT transporter YddG: MQSKSKATLIGLIAILLWSSIVGLIRGVSENLGATGGAAMIYTVASALLLLTVGFVRMQDFPRRYLVWGSILFVSYELCLSLSIGYANSSRQAIEVGMVNYLWPSFTMLCAIAFNKQKANLLIIPGFLIAILGICWVLGGDQGLDFAGMAENIQDNPLSYGLAFLGALIWAAYCTVTNRIAEGRNGITLFFMLTALALWIKYFATESGSMEFSYQAVIYLALAASAMGFGYAAWNVGILHGNVTVLAGASYFIPVLSAALAAMLLRTPLSIAFWKGASMVCAGSILCWLATRGQRSKAPPLPELPQSRERVQEP, from the coding sequence ATGCAAAGCAAGAGCAAAGCAACTCTCATCGGGCTCATCGCGATTCTGTTATGGAGCTCGATTGTCGGCCTGATTCGCGGTGTCAGCGAAAACCTTGGGGCAACCGGTGGGGCGGCAATGATCTATACCGTCGCCTCGGCCCTGCTCTTGCTGACAGTCGGTTTCGTCAGAATGCAGGATTTTCCCCGGCGCTATCTGGTTTGGGGAAGCATTCTGTTCGTTTCGTACGAGCTGTGTCTTTCCTTGTCCATTGGCTACGCCAACAGCAGCAGGCAAGCCATTGAGGTGGGGATGGTCAACTACTTGTGGCCGAGCTTCACCATGCTGTGTGCCATCGCATTCAACAAGCAGAAGGCCAACTTGCTGATCATTCCCGGCTTCCTGATCGCCATTCTCGGGATCTGCTGGGTGCTTGGCGGGGATCAGGGCCTGGACTTCGCCGGGATGGCGGAGAACATCCAGGACAATCCGCTCAGCTATGGGCTGGCCTTCCTTGGTGCCCTGATCTGGGCGGCGTATTGCACTGTGACCAACCGGATTGCCGAAGGCAGGAATGGCATCACGCTGTTCTTCATGCTGACAGCGCTGGCGTTGTGGATCAAGTATTTCGCCACAGAGAGCGGGTCGATGGAATTTAGCTATCAGGCAGTGATTTATCTTGCGTTGGCCGCCTCTGCGATGGGATTCGGCTATGCGGCCTGGAATGTTGGCATCCTGCATGGCAATGTCACCGTCCTTGCCGGCGCTTCCTACTTCATTCCGGTACTTTCCGCCGCCCTGGCGGCCATGCTCTTGCGTACACCCCTGTCGATCGCCTTCTGGAAGGGCGCATCCATGGTATGTGCGGGGTCGATCCTCTGTTGGCTGGCAACACGTGGGCAACGTTCCAAGGCACCTCCGTTGCCGGAATTACCGCAGTCGCGCGAACGTGTCCAGGAACCGTGA